The genomic segment caaatcgattactcaaggccctgacagactcagtcaaattactcacttgctgccacagaggtaatGGTTGTTGTTGCCaaaagtttcctccttgtccagaagaagaattttggctttgcccaatacttggatgatttttcaaccttggttagagttaccttggttgaaatttcgttgtttgtactgaaattgggcccccatataattcacgtcctaATGCATCTCTTTTGTAAacgcacattgaccattaatatggtcaccaccacataaatcgcaaagttgttgtgcctgggaaacatttctgagcccccgaggaagttcagagatgacctttagcaacttgtccaatttctggctgaggaggtgattaTGTGCTGTTGCTGCATCTTCAGTGggaagatgtaggagtcctcctttttgtgtgTTCCTCTCACTCTGCGCCACTTCAtttagagccatctcttcaattaagttgtacgcctcatcttctgtttttctgttaatgttgcctccagccgaggcatctatcatcattttggtctgagcgcgcaaacctccaaggaatgcaagcaagtatgaagctttatcaaacccatgaactggggtcgctctcaataatcctttgaatctatcccatgcttgccccagtgattcctccatcccttgtttgaatgaagagatatcCAACTtgccttgattgatctttggaggtgggaagaatttagtaatgaATTGTTGAACCACCGCTTCCCACGTCCTAaatgttccctccgggaaagaattcaaccagtcttttgcgtttcctccaacagagaaaggaaacaaactaagtttgactttGTCGTCCgccactccagttatcttcactatgttgcaaatttcaccaaagattgtcaaatgtttgtaaggattttcatttgacaacccatggaattggttgttctggactaactgaatgagtgccagactcatcaccatgctggttgtattgtttgccagaactgcaatgctgttaaaatttaagggaccaactgtattagctgcgtcccccaaggtgtgtctaggaggaggttgattggccatctcctcaagatctggttcaaaagtctcaggtgaagaatgcgaagcaacttctggagaaagagatttTTCACGTAAAggacgtctcttcctcctcttgtatggtagaccttctagcagagattgttggtttttcctgcttctagtatgtattgtttccttcatacacaagaaacacaccctaaaagcacttttataaaaaataaaacaaaaagcaataaaataaaaatataacaaaaataattacaatcaagtcaaattcaattaattcacactactagacaaataaacctcgagtccccagcaacggcgccaaaaacttgttgacaaattggtaagtgtaccaaattgtacaagtaatataaatggtaagaccaagtatcgttttcccaagagactcgtatggctttctcgttcgcgtgaattaaaataataagacttgaaaaataaaaattaataaataggatttgagaacaaaaatattaacatgcaaaaaaatagagttgattcaattgacaaacgaaaacaatggatgaatggatgttgttgggggtttacaatttcatctatttcgctctctcttacatactacgcttgaatattagtttgattgattcaattgttatgcgactttcttagcctccccttaacccgatccctcggcgaaaagggcctaatattaactactgtcttgctatccctagcctcccctagtaattaataccgcattataaacataagttagcgcaattgatggtcctacccctatccctaggtggtattgcaaaatcaagagattactcaccagttcacgtcattattgtacgtccccatatcaataaagacaaacatcaatataccgaatgagttaaacgataaaggccttaagcacagatgataacccaacaataatcaatcaaaacatatggagaccatataaataatcaagagtttcaataaaagagagacTCAAAAGATTNcattgtttcccccaacaacaatagggtttagttcaccatagacatggtgaaactaaatgaaaaatggtagaagaatggaaaagcaaaccctagaaaagatgaaaaggagcctaagcatccaagagatcctctccagagagcaaaattaggtctggctattctcccctgtcaaaagaataattctgaactcgcaataggggtatctAGGTGAgtagcgcatcagaaaacaggcccaagtccagcgagccaccgccgggcggtttaagtgtgtcgcccgacggtttcccaaaGTCCTCcaaaccgcctggcggcaatcgccaccgccgggcggttcccTCAAGTCCGCCCAGcttcaatcgccatgccttctcctcgtcctggaccgcccgacggtttaagtgtgtcgccgggcggtgcgtcgactcttcaaatcttcatttttctgctcttttcttgagtcaacgacctatgtcttcaactccattctttacttttctcaaattagctacaaaacaatgcaaaacaagcataaaatcgctaaaaacatcttttgactctcttcagactcatttattgagttttgcttgattctaggctcattccgagtagtaaaggatgtaatttggtcccaattaacatatgaaaataactgtttttcaaccttcatcagagaTGTAGGTGGTAAAGAGGGTTGATCAGTAGCTTATGAGAAAAGAGGTGATGAAGAGGAAATGATTTTGGTGACCAAAtccaatgaatttaaattttgtgtatCGATAGGTGAGTGCTTGTCactagtaagaaaaggaaatatgttttcataaaatactacattccttgatagaaaaatttcccttgagttgaaatctaacaaaaggtaACCTTTCACTCCTGTTttaaaaccaagtaaaacacattttcttgcacAAGgctaaaattttgttctatgtgctTGAAGAGTTAAAGCATAGCAAAGTGAGTCAAAAGCTCGCAAGTAAGTAATGTcaggtttaacattgtgtaacagttgagatggagaaaaatatgccAAAATTGTGGAAGGTAAAATATAAATGAGTTGCACAGCATAACGAACAACAAAAGACTAGAAAATTATTGGCAAATgttattgaaacattaaagatctagcaacattgagaatgtgttgatgttttctctcaacaactccattttgttgaggtgtttcaacacaagataattgatgttgtatcccTTTCTGTCTATAAAAATTTGTCGTTGCAAACTCATTACCATTATCTGATCTAACAGCTTTTACATCAATgccaaattgagttttgatataagaaacaaagcCAATAAGTTGTGATCTTGTATCAGACTTACTTgccatcaatttaatccatgtgaATCTAGACATATCGTCCACTacagttaagaaatatttgaaaccatcaacagGAGAAGTATAATATGgcccccaaatatcaacatgaattaaatcaaaaggagcttttgaaacaatagtacttaattgaaaaggcaattttctttgcttagaaTAGTGACAAGTATCACAAGGAGTGGATTTTGTATCAGGTAAAATGGCATACATTGTGCGTAATTTGGTATAACAAGAAGAAGGATGCCCTAGTCTAGAGTGCCAAATATTTGTAGAGTCAGGTCTTATTGTAGAACAAGCAATAGAATTCTCAAGAGAAATAGCAGTTGGTGAAGCAAGGGGTGTGGATGCAGGAACTATCATGACATACACGCCATCTCTTTCTTCAGCTTTCCCAATCATCTATAGGGTTGGCTTGTCCCgtatttcacatgaaaattcagaaatgataattttacaaGATAGAGATTGAATTAACTTTGTGACCGAAATAAGATTGACtgaaaaattaggaacaaacaaGACATTATGTAAGGTAAGGTGTGGGCCAAGAGAAATTATGCCagaaaaatgagcaaatgaAGAATTCTTGTTGCGTAGAGAAATTCCAATTGGTGAGATTctatgataagaaataaaatgagacaaagaactggatatatgatcagtagcacctgtgtctagaatccattgggaagagatattaccttgatcctgagaagaagtggaaacattATGAGAACTCACTAGACCAGTAGAATGTGTGACTGTGGGattagattgaggaagaagtgcCAATAGACCTTGAATTTGCTCTTGAGAAAGTCTCAAAGTTGAGGAATGTGACTGCGCCTAagaattattagaagaagaaacaactgCAGAAGCCattgaaggagaagaaattgtAGGAATGCCAAAAATAagaggtagaagatgaagattttgGTAGTAAGAGAATTGGTTGTGGAAGAACGTGatcaagaattaattttcttctgataccatgttataagaaaagaaaggatgaaaattgtgtatcttatttcaatgataaggagagagtacaattgatatatataattgttcagagcaatataaaaaaggaatataagtataaaaatatatgaacataaatgcacagatatgaacagagaataaaataattccaatatctcttctcaaacttttctcgaacgaagtttgacacgtgtaatctttctttcatttgatacaaatgcatgttaattaactactttatgtatgattttcgtttgttttgaccgattattttcgtgttcttgtccttcataggcacattttgctttctctctcactggtgacGACACTTTATTCCTACGAATTCAtaggttagttttcattttcgttttgaagaaattatttgttgaatttattttttttgttaaacttgtttgttgttgttatttagttgaacttgtttgtggttgttgtagtttgattgaacttgtttgttgttggttattgttgtttgttgttgatattacACTAcatgttcatagttcatgctttataaaataccaaaaattgaaatttgttatttttctgtttttcaagtCTCGTAGAATTGTAAAAagaatcacaattaattaaaaaaacaaaaaaattgattaacgttgtatatattgacaaaattcgacgtttaacgtcgaatttttaAATTCGATGTCAATTTAACGTCTTCCGATATGACGTCGACCTCGAATTCGATGTGAAAAGCCCAAAATATTCGATGTTGTACATTGTTTAGTACCATTTATataattcttcatttatttataaagtaatttgattaagttttttttttttgaatgatttaggcttttattttatatttttagagcGTTCTCTTATTTGATAGGTAAGGTTGTAGATTCAAATTTTACACTAACCTTGACAATCTATAAGATTGGTTTGAAATgcttgaaaaaagaaagagagagattaTAAATTCGACTttctcaataataaaattaacaactACTATTTAAGTTATTAAGGATAAgtctaatatttgatttttttttttttttaagttcttttcGTTTTTTCAATATAAACGTTGTTTTCATTAAcgtaaaaattgtttttactgtgaatggataaaaaaatatataattgaagaTAACATAGGTTATAACAATTTGATGGAAGgttatgttgttttttgttATGACTTATAACTCTTTACaccttatttatgttttattctaGGCGtgtgttttattaattaaaagattatgtctaaagagaaaaattgatatttttcttttataaattatgttattagtATAAAACTAGTTTtcaatgtgttttattttatatattgttaagaTTCTGgtaagtgtaccgaatcgtattaagtaatataaaaggtaaatccaagtatcatttccttAAAGACTCACGGCCTAGATATTTATGTGgtttcttgattaattaagacttataAACGAAGTCATTAGgtttataatgtaaaaaataaatatgaatacaaATATTGATCAAATGAGAGAAAAGATACACATgtaattgatttgaaaaatatgaatgagtatgttgttggggtttccgaagtatcctatccactctcatgtatttatgaattcatcttcttcgttaatgttaatgtcactttctaatttaccttaaACCCCCGATGTCTTAGagaagaaagcctactcttaattactaattcacaatgtcttgtatccccAACaactaattatgcattacattcgcacagaagcttaaagacAACCGaccctcctatccctatgtctaggtaatattgctttcGGAAGAATttcccagttctagatttccccgtatgtatCCATAAagacaaaatcaataatcatgctaaataatgaattaaacgAAGCAagcaatacatgagagtttcaaaggattacatcttttccccaacaacaaaggaagtttagttcaccatagatatggtaaaactagatgaaaatatgaaaagaatgaaagataaaaccctaaaagttgaagatcggAGCTTTCGCATCCCATTCCGCCTCCAAGGGATGAGAAAGAGTGTTTTtgcgcctctttctgtcaaaaagATACGTATCTAAGTCATCCAAATCATTAAATAGCTcgaagaaaacacaaaaaataggTCCAGACTCACGCCGCCGGCGCTCAGCGCCTCACTTAGGGCGCCCAAGCGTGAAACAAAAGACTCTAGCACTCAATGGTAGCGCTCAGGCGTGAAACAGAAGAACCTGGCCCTCAACGCCCCAATAGGGCTCCCGGTCGCCATTTGCGACTCTTCTTTGTGCCACTTTTCCAGCTTTTCCTGAGTCCAACTCAGTGCTACTTTCAAATCATCTTAATTCctttcaaaacaaggaaaactaAGTATAAAACCAATAGTTCActttcaactctcttatttttatacttaaacaaaaaacatgaatctaaactagtttctaagtcatatgattttaatatcaaaattaagtatataaataaCGATAATTTAACCGGTATTATGTATGCAATAACATATACATGGCCTTATCTTCGGTTTTTAAGTATAAGATACGTTTAAAAAAGAATGGTAGGATTATTTTTGtaagatattatataattatttttttttcttatcttattaattaaaagataatctTGAAAGGAATTAATAATGAGAATTAGTTGTATTCATTAATAACACTTTTTCAAAACacaattaaatgaatttttttattgtccATACATTCATCGCGTAAATTACatataaactttggtttttcaaGTTTAATAAAAACTAGTAAATATGTGTTTGTTCTTTACTCATCAACACAACTTTCTAAACCTGCGTTTCATTGCTCGGAGTCAAACAATGGTTTGAAagcaaaaatttaattatattttgggCTAAATATGGTTTTGTATTGAACTGTTACGTGAAATCTTAaagtattttgattttttttcaaaaataataatttaatccttcaaatgtaatgttgttaaaaagtagtgttgaatattatataaaaaagctggattttataaaaaaaaaaaagttaatttcaattcataaaaataaaattaaatacgtGGCAGTATGCATGTGTCTAGTTCATAGTCTAAGTGAAGCGTAATTTCAACGCTGATGAAATTTTAACGTAATATTTAAACCAttacttttcagaaataaatattaaaatgattgaaaaaacgaatattaaaataattcaaaatttcatgTAAGAactattttcagttttttacATTAAGagatatttgattatatttttaaattgcaaaattagcataatttctatttaaaaaaaatatttgaaataaatcaataataaaatatcacgTACATACACGTGGTTAAAAACTTgtcaaagaaataattttaaaagaagtttttccaaaTAATTATCCAtccatttcaattaaaataattatcctCTGCAAATTCTGAAAATGGATGGCTAATACCTTTTGATAGTTCTTTTctggtttcaattttttataccGAAAGTACTACATTTTAGTTGTTATACTAGtagttttttcttcttaaatattttaatcttaaaaatgaATGAGATATTTTTACAGCATTAAAGCATAATAGAGTTTTAATACActaaacagaaaataaaataacacgaAAATAgttaaacaaaacatttattaaaccTTTCAGTTCggctaaaaataattaaaaaccttTGGGTTGTTATATTATGGCCTCACAAGTAAAAGCAGAAGATGAAACCTTactgttaacataataaagaaccaaaaaaataataatcccATTCatggaaattgaaaaatatcCTCAAAACATTTTCCATGATTCACACTAAACCAAGGCAACACACCCTGCTTTATACTCATCGAACTCAATCATCGTTTCtggtttgaaaagaaaagctccGAGGTAATGTTTTCTTCGTTTTCCCCCAAATTGGATCATTGGAGTAGTTaatgaagaaaagcaaaatgTGGTGTTGTGTGTCAGTGAGCTTCTCGATTCATCATCTCCCTGTACTGCCTCAGCGACTCCTGCCTCTGCAACCTCATCTCCGCGTTGAACTTGTTGATGAACGCTTCCACTCGCCGGTTCAATTCGTCCTGACTCAGCGATGGCTCCTTCCTCAGCCTCGTCGACGCGTTCTTCTCCCTCCCGGCAAACGTCTCTGATTTCTTCATCACAGGTCCACCGTTCAAATCCCTCAACGGCGTCCCCTGCGTCTCCCACGTCTCCGCCTTCTTCAAATGCCTAGTTAACGGCATCGCTCGCCCCTCCGTTATCGTCCTCCACGTGCTCTCCAACGTCTCCTGCTTCTTCGCCTTCGCTACTCCCAACGCCACAACCTTCCCCCCTGAACCACCACACCATAACCAAAACCAATTCAGACACGTCATCATACAACAGTATTTCAATTCTAATCTTAAGCTTGTTGTAACAAACAAGCTATACAAACTATTTCCAAATTAGAATTGAATTTTCATCTCACTACGGTAATAGTTCTCCAATATATACCTTAATTATGCGATTACGAGCATCTATCTAACGAACTTTCATACTTTGTTCAAAGTCTTTTAAAACCACTTCATTTCACCCTTCcttttctcattatttttcaatttcaataaatacataaaaaatgagATAAACAGTAACACTTTGCAGTTACGATACCTTCTGGACTGGCTCTAACCGTTTTCCGGTGGCTGAATCTGGCAGAAACAGGCGGTTTCTCGTTCTCATCTGCGAAGGAAAAGTCCGATGAATCTTTTCTCAGCAGGCTCGGGGAGAGAACGGCAGCGGCATCGTCGTCATGAACCGTCGCTTTCACCGGCGTGTTCTCGTCGTGAATACAACCGGCAGAAGCGTTGCCTTCGCTGAGCGCATCGTTATTCAGCGTCGGTTTCGTCTGGTAAAGGTATTGGTCAGAAGATACGGTGTAGTCAGTTTGTGCGGCGGGGGATAGGTGGAGGGCGTCAGGAGCGGGTATCTGGACGGCGAGGAGAGGACGGTCGTAAATAGGCGGGTCGGAGGGGAGGAGGAGGGCGGTTTCCGGCGGGgagtggtggtggaggtggttATTGAGTTTAGAAGAGGCGAGAATGGTGAGGATGATGAAGTTGAGGAGGATGTAGAGGTAGGGAGGAGTGAAGCAGGTGAGAAAGAAGGTCCAGACGTGTGGAGCTTGGGTGAGAAAGAAATGCGAGAGCAAAGGGAGTGTGAGTTTCAAACCCATTGCCATTGATAAAACCCCGGTGGAAACTAAAACGGCTTTCACAGACACATAACCCattcttccttatttttttctttttctgaactTACCTTCTTCAACTCTACCTTAATGTCTGTGTGTGCTGGGAACTTTGGTAAAAGGGAGAAAAGAAGGTATTTATAAGACTGTTTGATTGCAATTGTGTGATGCGATTTGAACCGTCAGATGAAATTGTGGGAAGAGGTTGGTGTTGCTTTTGGACCCTACAGAACAAAAGTCTCTTTTTATTATCAATCctctctttttaataattttcattatgatTTAGTTAATTAGTGTAGTTTAGTTTGGATGATAAGAAAATTTGTATACTATGTAGTTTCAAAAGTGACCAATGAATAGAAGTAACAAAAAAGGGTTTTATttgagatataataatttaaaaaggagCTCAACGGCTAAAAGAATATGACCGTTACAGAAGAGGGAGCGGTAGGAAATGGCATGCGAAGCATTCCCACATGCGGGCAAAGCTCCACCGCCATACCAACCACTAATGGGAACTATTTTGACCACCAATGCACACCACTGACAACACATCAATGCAATTTATAACGAAACAAAATTAATGATGCTTTTACAACATTATTATAACAGACATGCcttatttcattttctcaataaatcaaatcaaattataaatcaaacaaatataaacataattcttcttttaacactcttgtataaaattttatgataacttttgacaacaaaatcaaattttatagtacatttaattttatttcaactcGATTATATACACTACAAGTAGGTTTGATGTGGACCACTATGGTATCCTCTGTAGCCTTTTTACTCTAATCATACTTGAAATTCAAAAAATGTGTATATTGatgatggaaaatgatattttaacaccaatttttgatattattttaacactatccacgtgtcaaaatgtggttggatgattttaaattaaaaaaatctgaggtaaggatatatttggaagggaaaaaccaatattttttttaatttgaaatcgttcaactACATTTTAATACGTATGCAGTGTCAAATTAATgtcaaaaaattagtgttaaaatatcattttctgaTAATATATGTGACTGCATGTATTATGaaacataataaatttctttaggtaattgagagtggagaAATGTATAGCAATAAGTTGGATATAGATCATCAATTTGGACTCCTTCAAATCTTTAAATCTTTATTggctattaaatattaattacaaaataaactttaactACAACATTGTATAAAATATGAAGCAAATAACATTGCATCCTTATCtaataataaatgattaataatataactttttaaaatagttattgaaAATAGCAATAATAGTTGCCCCACCTGTTCAATCttcttatagaaaaaaaaaaataacgagatgacaaactaaaaatttagggggacaaacttatttaaatattacaaaaataaataaattaaagaaagattaTTGATCATAGAGTAAATTATGTGAACCAATAAACTTGTAAAAACTTCACacaacttatttataaatatttgaaaatttaaaatagacaaaaatcataataattttaatatttctaatgactttaatatataatattaatattgtgacttttttatgtgaaaaaaaaataaattatcatgtgTAAAGgcctgaaaattattttaaagtcatTGGGCCTTATGTGAGACAGTCAGGTCCATAAGACTAGGGACAACCTGACTTTAGAGAGTATTTTTAGAAATCAGGATTCATTTGTTAGCTTcccactctctctctctctaaaactaTTTTTGCCCAAAATtctctctaccttctctctaaatttcCCATTCACTTGAACCATTCAATTTTGGGTTTGAAGGTGCACAAGCGTTCACCGCGTACAGAGCTCCAATTCTACCGGTCGTTTTCTCTTTTCCGACTGGTAAGTcattttccccctttttttcttccaCTGTCCTTGCAACTAGGGCATGCAATTTTACTGGTTGCATGTAATTAGTAAATTTTCCATTGTGTTTCTTGCCCAATCAAGCTCTAAGAGCTATACTCTACACCCATTTGGGTGGCTGTAGGACTTGTCACTGCACGAGGGGTACTGTTTGGAGGCTCCTTCTAAAGCATTGTACTTATAACTACCaaaaaggtaaggggagctgattatataaattaatttatttgtgataTGATGGTATAttaagttttgaaatatatatatatatattgttgggCCTGTATATTATGTTGTTGCgcttaaataaaaattttatatgtatgtgTGGCGTGTAAAGTTTATTGTGAATGATTAGACAAATATATAATGTAGTATATAATTAGGATCATTATGGATTATTGTGAAAATTGGTGCTTAGTGAAAGGTTCATGCAATTGCAAGTAATAGATTtcaatatttaagttatattttagagGTAATCAGAGTACGGTaacaatttaacttttttataaacattaataCAGTATATATGTAGTATATATACAATACCAAAGTACAACAGCGATTAAATAGAGAATATGAAAATATCTGGATTCTTCGGTATTGGGATTGGTTCAACAATCCTTACGTTGCTTTATTATGATGCAGTATATTTGGTTGTTTAAGTAGTTTAAGTCACGTAACATATATTTCTGTGATAGCTAATGCAGGAAGTTTATTTTAGTGCagtatttatgatttttttttataacttatattatattatattctcatattttataaacaGGTATTTGAAAtgttatataagttatatactgTAATGTAAGTATAaagtaattatgtttttaatattatataagttatattatgtaatattaGTATAAGTAATTGTGTTTGGAAATTTAGAAAACAAGTGTGGCTTACGTATGTTGCAGGATTTTTGGTTTCAAGTAAGATTGGTAATagtatattatactatattatatattatattctatgtttgttcattttctttaggttcttttatattatataataatatattatattgtatattaacattatatagtattatatataaaaggtgCATGCGATTagttacatataaattatattattctatcatatatataaaaggtgtAGGGGagaaattac from the Vigna radiata var. radiata cultivar VC1973A unplaced genomic scaffold, Vradiata_ver6 scaffold_216, whole genome shotgun sequence genome contains:
- the LOC106754460 gene encoding uncharacterized protein LOC106754460, with translation MGYVSVKAVLVSTGVLSMAMGLKLTLPLLSHFFLTQAPHVWTFFLTCFTPPYLYILLNFIILTILASSKLNNHLHHHSPPETALLLPSDPPIYDRPLLAVQIPAPDALHLSPAAQTDYTVSSDQYLYQTKPTLNNDALSEGNASAGCIHDENTPVKATVHDDDAAAVLSPSLLRKDSSDFSFADENEKPPVSARFSHRKTVRASPEGGKVVALGVAKAKKQETLESTWRTITEGRAMPLTRHLKKAETWETQGTPLRDLNGGPVMKKSETFAGREKNASTRLRKEPSLSQDELNRRVEAFINKFNAEMRLQRQESLRQYREMMNREAH